A window of Equus przewalskii isolate Varuska chromosome 18, EquPr2, whole genome shotgun sequence contains these coding sequences:
- the LOC139077066 gene encoding endogenous retrovirus group K member 5 Gag polyprotein-like yields the protein MVGAQLRKYYAQKGPEGIPVDAFALWNLIRDTLDPQPEEMKATSPGEPSPGEPAPSRSLASAPPIKNDNGNILSPPDQEGLDEAAATYHNDEPWGFPVKVCPKRPPPQVPQKPPEYLARPLPPPPSFEKLVPSSRVRAALREAALDGDLNFSLACPVEIGEFDEDIYWEPLPYKLLKELKMACTEYGSQAPYTTALMEVIASKWMIPYDWTQVAKTCLAGGQYLLWKAEYEDLVRRQVSLNKKFKKEEITMDMLLGEGDYVTTNKQMLMGKEALLQVRSCAIKAWNSLPTNAKKATTLSEIRQGPQESYEDFVARLLQAVKRVITNEEAANILTKQLAFENANAPCQTLLRPIRKFGSLTDYIKQCADFTPAFMQGVAMAAALKGESPLYCMQTMTKKGNRAVRVDGENACFSCGQQGHFSRQCPNKAPRQARQPTPQIFQKVQPQDMKGAPKSLCPRCQKGFHWAKECRSKFHKDGQFLGSPQVTLLTPSSRCLGPIPAANPPVQGNGQRGLPQAPTIMGASTLNTSIPFVPSQASFEPLQGVQDWTSVPPPQQY from the coding sequence ATGGTGGGGGCACAACTTAGAAAATATTACGCTCAAAAGGGGCCAGAAGGAATTCCTGTTGATGCGTTTGCTCTCTGGAATCTGATTAGAGATACCCTTGACCCCCAACCAGAGGAAATGAAGGCAACTTCCCCTGGAGAGCCTTCTCCTGGAGAGCCAGCTCCATCCCGATCCTTAGCTTCTGCCCCGCCGATAAAAAATGACAATGGCAATATTTTATCACCCCCAGATCAGGAAGGACTAGACGAGGCGGCTGCCACTTATCATAATGATGAACCTTGGGGCTTTCCTGTGAAAGTTTGCCCCAAAAGACCCCCTCCTCAAGTTCCACAAAAACCACCTGAGTACTTGGCTCGacctctcccccctcctccttcttttgaGAAACTAGTCCCATCCTCTAGAGTAAGAGCTGCTTTGAGGGAGGCTGCGTTAGACGGAGACTTAAATTTCTCACTGGCGTGTCCGGTTGAGATCGGAGAATTTGATGAGGATATTTACTGGGAGCCTCTTCCTTATAAACTACTGAAAGAATTAAAGATGGCTTGCACTGAGTACGGGTCTCAGGCTCCCTACACCACAGCTCTAATGGAGGTCATAGCTAGCAAGTGGATGATTCCATACGATTGGACCCAAGTGGCAAAGACCTGTCTTGCTGGGGGAcagtatcttctttggaaagctgAATACGAGGACTTGGTCCGTCGTCAAGTCAgccttaataaaaaatttaagaaggagGAGATTACTATGGACATGTTGTTAGGAGAGGGAGACTATGTTACTACCAACAAACAAATGCTTATGGGAAAAGAGGCCCTATTGCAAGTAAGATCATGTGCAATAAAAGCGTGGAATTCCCTGCCAACCAATGCCAAGAAGGCCACCACTTTGAGCGAAATAAGACAGGGGCCTCAGGAGTCATATGAGGATTTTGTGGCTAGACTTTTACAGGCTGTTAAGCGTGTGATCACTAATGAGGAAGCTGCTAATATATTGACTAAACAGCTAGCCTTTGAGAATGCTAATGCTCCTTGCCAAACACTGTTGCGACCAATTCGAAAGTTTGGGTCACTAACAGACTACATTAAACAATGTGCTGACTTTACGCCAGCCTTCATGCAAGGAGTTGCCATGGCAGCCGCCTTAAAAGGGGAAAGCCCTCTTTATTGTATGCAAACTATGACTAAGAAAGGAAATAGAGCTGTGAGAGTAGATGGTGAAAATGCCTGCTTTTCTTGTGGACAACAGGGACACTTTAGTAGACAATGCCCCAATAAAGCCCCAAGGCAAGCTAGACAGCCAACACCTCAGATTTTCCAAAAAGTTCAGCCACAAGATATGAAAGGAGCTCCAAAGTCCTTATGTCCTCGTTGTCAAAAGGGTTTTCATTGGGCTAAAGAGTGCAGATCTAAGTTTCATAAGGACGGTCAGTTTCTGGGATCGCCTCAAGTAACATTACTGACGCCGAGCTCACGATGCCTCGGGCCGATCCCCGCAGCTAATCCTCCGGTTCAGGGAAACGGGCAGCggggcctcccccaggccccgACAATAATGGGGGCCAGCACTCTGAACACTTCAATTCCCTTCGTCCCGTCTCAAGCCTCCTTCGAGCCACTCCAGGGAGTGCAGGACTGGACCTCTGTTCCTCCACCACAACAATACTAA